The nucleotide window CTGTAGTGAAAGTTAACGGGCAACTCGAAGTGGCAGAAGGAGTTGGACCGGTTCACGCTATAGATATCGCGTTAAGGAAAGCCTTGCAGAAGGTGTACCCCGAGATAGGTAAAGTGAAGCTGACTGACTACAGGGTAATTTTACCCGGGGAAATAAAGAACACAGAGAGCGTGGTCAGGGTCACTATTGAGTTTACAGACAACGAGAGGACGTGGAGGACCGAGGGTGTCTCTACCAGCGTTATAGAAGCTAGTGTTATGGCACTGATCGAGGGACTGGATTATTATTTGCAACTTAATAACAAGAAATTAAAAGCTACTGAAGTTAATAATTAGCAAATGGTTCACAGTTGGGACCCTGGTGGGGCTACAGAAAGTAAAAGTAAATTATATATATACTTACGTTTTCTAAGGATAGAGCAGACGTTCTTTAGTCTACCCATGGCATATCTAGGTGCTTTTGTAGCCATTAAGAAGGTTCCCCCTCTTTATATTCTCTTTTTAATTTTCCTTTCATTGTTCTTTTTGAGGACAGCAGGGATGACTAATGACAATTTGGCAGACCGTGAGATAGACGCTAGGAACCCTAGGACAAGGACCAGACCGCTAGTTACGGGTAAGATCAGTGTTACGGAGGCAAAGGTATTAATAGCGGTCTCATTAGCCGGGTTCTTTGCATCGGCATATTTTGTAAACTTTTACGCCTTTGTTCTGTCCCCCTTAGTGGCACTAGTTGTAATGACGTATCCTTATATGAAGAGATATACTGCCTTTGCTAATTACCACCTCGCTACAATACAAGGTTTAGCGATATTTAGCGGTGCAGTAGCCTCATTAGGACTTTACGTCCATTCTTTTACGTCTTTATTTGAGGGGATACCTTGGTTTTTCGTGCTGTCAGCTATATTCTGGGCTGTTGGTTTTGACCTATATAACCACATCCCTGATGCTGAATTTGACAAGAGTATGGGGTTACACAGTTTTGCTGTATTATTAGGTAATAAAGCATTACCTTTTGCCGGACTTAACCAAGTATTGTCTGTAGTACTGGCTTTTATGGGCGACGTGTTCTACGGCCTCGGCCCGATAGCTTATATTGCCACTGTATTGCACGGGCTAATAATGGCTTATGCGTATTATTTGGCCACCAGAGGGAATTTCGGAAAAGCGTTCTATTACAATATATATTCGTCGGTAGTGTTGGGCCTAGGCGTAATATTTGACATAATACTGATCTAGAACCTCAGCATCGGTCAAGGTTCATCATAATCCAGAGAGGGGATTGTTCATCATACAAAAATACAGTTCAGCCTCGGGTTCTCATATCACCAGGTCACTGAAGGGCGGGCGTCATCATATGAACTTTTCTAACCCACTACTTATGCAGTTCTTCCAACTGCTTCTTAACCCTTGTAATATATAGTTCACGTATTCTTTAGATGGTTCAAATTCTCCTTCTTCAGACGGGGATAAATAGGTATATGCAAAATAAACGTTTTTGTTCTCGTCTTCTACCTTTACGACATCTCTTATGTACCTTATAAGGTGCTTTTCAGCTTTATCGAGTGCGTTTAATTCACTCTCCAACATAACGTATATATACCCACAGACTTTCCCTCCCTCGTCACTTCTTAAGTTTGCACAATACCCCCACCTGCAAGGGGTGTTGAAGACTATTCTAGATCCCGTCAGGAGAGCCGGTATCTTCTTAAATATTCTGGTAACACCCCTTTGTTTTAGTATCTCTTCATTAGTGTTCTCAGCATATGCAAAATAATTTAAGATTACGGGCATTCCAGCGTATTTTGAATAGTCCCCGTCTTCTACTGTGTCTCTCCCTTCAATAGTCTGGTTGTAGACGTATATATTTACGTCGTTTAGGCTGTACCTCCTCTTGTAATCAAAGTATACTCTGACTTTTTCTCTAACATAGAGGTCGTCTGGCCTTCCGTTAAAGTCCTCTACTTGATCTAGGAGCCTTAATGTCTCTTCCGAAACTTCGTACACTTCTCCGTGTATAATTCCGTCTCCTTTAACTACACCGGGATAGTTCCCTAAGTCATACATCCTAAAACCTTCCGTAAACCCTAACCCTACGAACCTGGAGTTCCTTAAAAAATGGTTTAGTTCGAACCCGAATCTCAGTGATCCGTAAACGAATAGGTAAGGTATATTCAATCACCTCCTATTAAGTATTCAGCCCAAAGCTGTAGTTCACTCTCATCAAGCTCTCTCCTCTTACTCCCCTCAATTATTTCAGCTCTTACTATTTTTACTTTTCTAGTAACCTCGTCTACTTCACCCCTGATTTCAAAGTACTTGGGCTCACTATCTGCCTCTTCTAGCCCGCTGGCATCTGAGATGCTTGGAGGGAAATAAGTAATTAAAATGACTTTTTTATTTTCTACTTCTTCTATTTCCTC belongs to Stygiolobus caldivivus and includes:
- a CDS encoding 4-hydroxybenzoate octaprenyltransferase is translated as MVHSWDPGGATESKSKLYIYLRFLRIEQTFFSLPMAYLGAFVAIKKVPPLYILFLIFLSLFFLRTAGMTNDNLADREIDARNPRTRTRPLVTGKISVTEAKVLIAVSLAGFFASAYFVNFYAFVLSPLVALVVMTYPYMKRYTAFANYHLATIQGLAIFSGAVASLGLYVHSFTSLFEGIPWFFVLSAIFWAVGFDLYNHIPDAEFDKSMGLHSFAVLLGNKALPFAGLNQVLSVVLAFMGDVFYGLGPIAYIATVLHGLIMAYAYYLATRGNFGKAFYYNIYSSVVLGLGVIFDIILI
- a CDS encoding gamma-glutamylcyclotransferase, with the translated sequence MPYLFVYGSLRFGFELNHFLRNSRFVGLGFTEGFRMYDLGNYPGVVKGDGIIHGEVYEVSEETLRLLDQVEDFNGRPDDLYVREKVRVYFDYKRRYSLNDVNIYVYNQTIEGRDTVEDGDYSKYAGMPVILNYFAYAENTNEEILKQRGVTRIFKKIPALLTGSRIVFNTPCRWGYCANLRSDEGGKVCGYIYVMLESELNALDKAEKHLIRYIRDVVKVEDENKNVYFAYTYLSPSEEGEFEPSKEYVNYILQGLRSSWKNCISSGLEKFI